One window of Rissa tridactyla isolate bRisTri1 chromosome 12, bRisTri1.patW.cur.20221130, whole genome shotgun sequence genomic DNA carries:
- the ZSWIM3 gene encoding zinc finger SWIM domain-containing protein 3, with the protein MELGDSFRSYEDFRERFRAYKLAQGCRYSLRSCVSVRCHNRQHGTAVRQDVMFMQVKFGCAQMQKYSRKRKQQPSLCPAYFVLQYKEDIDRLVISELNSNHVHTDLVFSLTSATAATTNTTACDGPTTKLCKEQQAGGTDSSAVANEDSHTVTGQPVDGVTAPYKAPVLPEAAKENASASTLVRVAEVMKTFLRVDRGSLASISADSDHGLDRLSFQSSKMKSLFMQFPKSFLLHRALSKGGHVLYAFIVESKERVGKVVHLSLLKDDTGHSVRKMLTVFKEFNPEWQKVQAVFMDVSFFHKAILQELFPSAQVLLSVYHMVRLLKNNVKEAEISSSVKQDLMLALQKAVFSPSAASMDALSQLVKCVVSPELYDYLRANWFSCELLWCAHAQKGPHSCGTHMDSLDLITHQISSLFGQQLSLEASALCFMECVDCLDSRGLESLNGSFSSTEDGGSSLWEKLNACTNTAAEPSTVSGSPSLAEPTGQAAVAETGCLLAMLRESCTELGYWLCLKEWEVVQRSAQLLSPTPGGLTVQLLEDTHRVSRDCRSCTCGFHRRYRLPCRHVLAVLQVHRGRVEEDMVSRRWQRRYQQLPVPGASHSGCGGGSAGGWSEGRGERIQSLSLELANLLMQCDGEELEKRSSALDAILAAWARLPGKAAGKERVFPHCSG; encoded by the exons ATGGAGCTGGGGGACAGCTTCAGGAGCTATGAGGACTTCAGGGAGCGCTTCCGCGCCTACAAGCTGGCGCAGGGGTGCCGCTACAGCCTGCGGAGCTGCGTCTCCGTCCGCTGCCACAACCGGCAGCACGGCACCGCCGTCCGCCAGGATGTCAT GTTCATGCAGGTGAAGTTTGGTTGTGCACAGATGCAAAAATacagcaggaagagaaagcagcagcccaGCTTGTGTCCGGCTTATTTCGTGTTACAATATAAGGAGGACATAGACCGGCTTGTGATCAGTGAACTGAACAGCAACCATGTCCACACGGATCTGGTGTTTTCCCTGACCAGTGCCACTGCTGCGACAACAAACACCACAGCATGCGACGGCCCCACAACAAAACTGTGTAAGGAGCAGCAGGCGGGTGGGACCGACAGCAGTGCTGTGGCAAATGAGGACTCGCACACAGTCACGGGACAACCGGTGGACGGGGTGACTGCTCCGTACAAGGCTCCTGTGCTCCCTGAGGCAGCGAAGGAAAATGCCTCGGCCTCAACACTTGTCAGGGTGGCTGAGGTCATGAAAACCTTCCTGAGGGTGGACAGGGGCTCGCTGGCCTCAATTAGTGCAGACAGCGACCACGGCTTGGACAGACTCAGCTTCCAGAGCAGCAAGATGAAGAGCTTGTTCATGCAGTTTCCCAAGAGCTTCCTGCTGCACAGGGCGCTGAGCAAGGGGGGACATGTTCTCTACGCTTTCATTGTAGAGAGTAAGGAGCGAGTGGGGAAAGTGGTACACTTGTCACTGCTGAAGGATGACACAGGACACAGTGTCAGGAAAATGCTGACTGTCTTCAAGGAGTTCAACCCTGAGTGGCAGAAGGTCCAGGCTGTTTTCATGGACGTGTCCTTTTTTCACAAAGCCATACTCCAGGAGCTCTTTCCCTCTGCCCAGGTGCTCCTTTCAGTCTATCACATGGTCCGACTGCTTAAAAATAATGTGAAGGAAGCTGAAATCTCCTCTTCCGTCAAGCAGGACTTGATGTTGGCCTTGCAGAAGGCCGTGTTTAGCCCTTCGGCTGCAAGTATGGATGCCCTGTCCCAGCTGGTGAAGTGTGTGGTCAGCCCAGAGCTGTATGACTATCTGCGAGCCAACTGGTTCTCCTGTGAGCTGCTGTGGTGCGCGCATGCACAGAAAGGTCCACACTCCTGCGGCACACACATGGACAGCCTGGACCTCATCACGCACCAAATATCCAGCCTCTTTGGCCAGCAGCTGTCCTTGGAGGCGAGTGCTCTTTGTTTTATGGAGTGTGTGGACTGCCTTGATTCCAGAGGCTTGGAAAGCCTGAATGGGAGTTTCTCAAGCACAGAGGACGGTGGGAGCAGCCTCTGGGAGAAGCTCAATGCGTGCACCAATACTGCAGCAGAACCAAGCACCGTTTCTGGTTCTCCATCTCTTGCTGAGCCCACCgggcaggctgccgtggcggagACAGGctgcctgctggccatgctccgGGAGAGCTGTACGGAGCTGGGCTACTGGCTGTGCCTGAAGGAGTGGGAGGTGGTGCAGAGGTCGGCCCAGCTGCTCAGCCCCACACCGGGCGGCCTCACCGTTCAGCTGCTGGAAGACACGCACCGGGTGAGCCGGGACTGTCGGAGCTGCACCTGCGGCTTCCACCGCCGCTACCGCCTCCCCTGCAGGCATGTCCTGGCCGTGCTACAGGTGCACCGGGGGCGTGTGGAGGAAGACATGGTGTCCAGACGCTGGCAGAGGAGGTACCAGCAGCTCCCGGTGCCTGGTGCCAGCCACtcgggctgcggcgggggctcggcgggTGGGTGGTcggagggcagaggggagagaaTCCAGTCCCTCAGCCTCGAGCTGGCCAACCTGCTGATGCAGTGCGAcggggaggagctggagaagcgGAGCTCGGCGCTGGACGCTATCCTGGCTGCCTGGGCTCGGTTACCGGGGAAAGCGGCCGGGAAGGAGCGGGTGTTCCCGCACTGCTCCGGGTAA
- the ACOT8 gene encoding acyl-coenzyme A thioesterase 8 — protein MAAPGNGGGTGAGPGSGRPPPGDLRSVLITSVLNLERLELDLFRGRHHWVPATQRLFGGQIVGQALVAAARAVSRDEQVHSLHCYFVRAGDPKVPVLYEVERTRTGKSFSVRSVKAIQHGKPIFTCQASFQLSQGSPVQHQFTMPAVPPPEELLTQEELIKKFLQNPNLAERYRKHLNKIQAEDVPIDIKPVNPPDIFCSEPQEPKQLFWVRARGYIGETDMKVHCCVAAYISDYAFLGTALLPHRQYRIKFMVSLDHSMWFHAPFRADHWMLYECESPWAGGCRGLVQGRLWRRDGVLAVTCAQEGVIRVEQTPTQSKL, from the exons ATGGCGGCTCCGGGCAACGGCGGCGGGACTGGCGCAGGGCCGGGGTCAGGGCGGCCGCCGCCCGGGGACCTGCGGAGCGTGCTGATCACCAGCGTGCTGAACCTGGAGCGGCTGGAGCTCGACCTCTTCAG GGGCCGGCACCACTGGGTGCCCGCAACACAGCGCCTCTTCGGCGGGCAGATCGTGGGCCAGGCGCTGGTGGCGGCCGCCCGCGCTGTTAGCCGCGACGAGCAAGTCCACTCGCTGCACTGCTACTTCGTGCGGGCAG GGGACCCTAAGGTGCCGGTGCTGTACGAGGTGGAGCGGACCCGCACAGGGAAGAGCTTCTCTGTTCGTTCCGTAAAGGCCATCCAGCATGGAAAGCCGATCTTCACCTGCCAGGCCTCCTTCCAGCTCTCCCAGGGGAGCCCAGTGCAGCACCAGTTCACCATGCCTGCCGTGCCACCCCCTGAGGAGCTGCTGACGCAAGAGGAGCTCATCAAGAAGTTCTTGCA GAATCCTAACTTGGCGGAGAGATACAGAAAGCATCTCAACAAGATTCAAGCCGAAGATGTGCCGATTGATATCAAACCTGTGAACCCGCCAGATATATTCTGCTCAGAGCCGCAGGAGCCGAAGCAGCTCTTCTGGGTGCGAGCACGAGGCTACATAG GAGAGACTGACATGAAGGTGCACTGCTGCGTGGCCGCCTACATCTCCGATTATGCCTTCCTGGGCACGGCCCTGCTCCCGCACCGGCAGTACCGCATCAAGTTCATGGTGTCCCTTGACCATTCCATGTGGTTCCACGCACCCTTCCGAGCAGACCACTGGATGCTATATGAGTGTGAGAGCCCCTGGGCTG GTGGGTGCCGAGGACTGGTGCAGGGACGGTTGTGGCGCAGGGATGGGGTCCTGGCTGTCACCTGTGCACAGGAAGGAGTCATCAGGGTGGAGCAAACACCAACCCAGAGCAAGCTCTAG
- the ZSWIM1 gene encoding zinc finger SWIM domain-containing protein 1 has protein sequence MAQAPPGPSLRSLVAYELGESGSMASVSFQSAAMGGVFACFPRVLLVHRAGEPAGRALYIFLVAGPAPAQGGGMARVVHLAIPRGESAGSLARMYGAFRAFNPACAQTQLLLVDPDLPQRPALAQAFPAAEVQLSVFHLCKRLQVQIQQLTLEGRAERLILATLSDTMYAATKSNRRKMHALLRDLVTPDLLPRLHIDWLLDDEIWATHRERTWGESIYYLRDLEMVTQGLSEVFSAGLSLESCITSLAQHYQECVSKSPPDAVMCSAPHPHHHAVQVAPQSLPASGLPLTPLVCQSKPSQSSVQASLTMIGGQQQQPVAASLTAAKLEATENPEGDSNEEINQRTEECIKQSLRDICTEPAAWLCLSEFAVVQKSVQLIGTGEDALTIQVLEDAYTVDLKGLSSCTCHFNQVFQLPCRHILAVLNSDRKTLQPEMLSRQWQKGSDAHQAERDSADGLLEILKSSWDESLDKSLLVSFLTEEISQLLTHCSREEFECRYRTLRELADSWIGPYIKVKL, from the exons ATGGCGCAGGCCCCGCCAGGCCCGAGCCTCCGCTCCCTGGTGGCCTACGAGCTGGGGGAGAGCGGCAGCATGGCCTCCGTCAGCTTCCAGAGCGCCGCCATGGGGGGCGTCTTTGCCTGCTTCCCCCGGGTGCTGCTGGTGCACCGGGCCGGTGAGCCGGCGGGCCGGGCCCTCTACATCTTCCTGGTGGCCGGGCCAGCCCCGGCGCAGGGGGGCGGCATGGCCAGGGTGGTGCATCTCGCCATCCCGCGGGGTGAGTCGGCGGGAAGCCTGGCCCGCATGTACGGGGCGTTCAGGGCCTTCAACCCCGCCTGTGCCCAgacccagctcctcctggtggACCCCGACCTCCCCCAGCGGCCAGCACTCGCTCAGGCCTTTCCCGCGGCAGAGGTGCAGCTCTCCGTCTTCCACCTCTGCAAGCGCCTGCAGGTGCAGATCCAGCAGCTGACCTTGGAGGGCCGTGCTGAGCGCCTGATCCTGGCCACCCTGAGCGACACCATGTACGCAGCCACCAAGAGCAACCGCAGGAAGATGCATGCCCTCCTGAGGGACCTCGTGACACCAGACTTGCTACCTCGGCTCCATATTGACTGGCTGCTTGATGATGAGATCTGGGCCACACACagggaaaggacctggggggagAGCATTTACTACTTGAGGGACCTGGAGATGGTCACCCAGGGGCTAAGCGAGGTTTTCAGCGCTGGGCTCTCTCTGGAGAGCTGCATCACCTCCTTAGCCCAGCACTACCAAGAGTGTGTTTCTAAGAGCCCTCCTGATGCTGTGATGtgctctgctccccatcctcATCACCATGCTGTTCAGGTAGCTCCTCAAAGCCTACCTGCCTCAGGTCTACCTCTCACTCCTCTGGTGTGCCAGAGTAAGCCATCTCAGAGCTCTGTCCAGGCCTCCCTCACCATGATAGgaggtcagcagcagcagccagtggcAGCCTCTCTCACAGCTG CTAAACTGGAGGCCACAGAAAACCCAGAGGGTGACAGCAATGAGGAGATTAACCAAAGGACTGAAGAATGCATCAAGCAGTCTTTGAGGGATATTTGTACGGAGCCAGCTGCCTGGCTGTGCCTGAGTGAGTTTGCAGTGGTTCAGAAGTCTGTGCAGCTGATAGGCACGGGGGAGGATGCCCTCACCATACAGGTCCTGGAGGATGCCTACACGGTGGACCTGAAAGGCCTGAGCAGCTGCACTTGCCACTTCAACCAGGTCTTCCAGCTGCCCTGCCGGCACATCCTGGCTGTGCTGAATTCAGACAGGAAGACCTTGCAGCCAGAGATGCTCAGCAGACAGTGGCAGAAGGGAAGTGATGCCCATCAGGCCGAGCGAGACAGCGCTGATGGCCTCTTGGAGATCCTGAAGAGCTCCTGGGATGAGTCTTTGGATAAATCCCTGTTGGTGTCCTTCCTCACGGAGGAGATCAGCCAGCTTCTCACCCACTGCAGCAGGGAGGAGTTTGAGTGCAGGTACAGGACCCTCCGGGAGCTGGCTGACAGCTGGATCGGGCCCTACATCAAGGTGAAGCTTTAG